From the genome of Streptomyces sp. NBC_01304:
GCCGCAACCTCCCGGCCGTTGGCTTGCTGTTGCGCCTGTGGGTGGTGACGATGAATTCGATGCTCTCGAACTGGCTCGGCGGGTATCGGCAAGCGACGTGGGCAAGGAGACATTGAATCGCCTAGAACAGGCGTTCGATGAATTGGCTATGAAATACCCGGTCTCCCCGCCACAGGAACTGTTGGAACGGGTCCGCAAACACTCGGCTTACGTCTCGCATCTAATGGATGCGCGCATGACGCTTGCGGAACAGCGCCGCCTTTACGTGGTCGGCGGATGGTTCCAGCTATTGGGAGCCACGCTGCATATCGACCTGAACCAGGAGCACGCGGCTACGGCCCGTTTGCAGACAGCGGCAGTACTCGCGCAACATGCCGAGCACCGCGAAATTGAGGCGTGGTGTTACGAGACGGACGCTTGGCGTGTCCTCACGGATGGCGAGTATGGCCGCGCGCTAGAGCTGTCGAAGATTGCTCAGGAGCTAGCGCCGGTCGGGAGTTCGGTTGCCATTCAGGCGACAGCGCAAGAGGGTAGGGCGAGCGCGCGCCTCGGTGAAGGCCCCGGAACCTACGCAGCCATTGAACGTGTGCAGCGCATGTCTTCCTCGCTCGTTCCACGGAAAGGCACGGAGCACCACTACCAGTACGACCCCAGTAAGGCGCTGGCGTACACGGCAACAACGCTGGCTTGGGTCGGAGATCCGGCGGCGGAAGGATACGCGCGGGAAGTCATTGCGCGACTTGCCCCCGCTGACGACGTAGAGAAATGGCCGCGCCGGGTCGCGTCAGCCAATATTGATTTGGCGTTGGCCTTGCTCGGTGGTGACCGGATAGA
Proteins encoded in this window:
- a CDS encoding helix-turn-helix transcriptional regulator encodes the protein MTSRRRRLAERRKACGFNQEEFAEAVGVDRSTVQRWEKGSSGPQPWQRPKIAKALAVTANELDALLVPDAYAPPQPPGRWLAVAPVGGDDEFDALELARRVSASDVGKETLNRLEQAFDELAMKYPVSPPQELLERVRKHSAYVSHLMDARMTLAEQRRLYVVGGWFQLLGATLHIDLNQEHAATARLQTAAVLAQHAEHREIEAWCYETDAWRVLTDGEYGRALELSKIAQELAPVGSSVAIQATAQEGRASARLGEGPGTYAAIERVQRMSSSLVPRKGTEHHYQYDPSKALAYTATTLAWVGDPAAEGYAREVIARLAPADDVEKWPRRVASANIDLALALLGGDRIDEACNSAQRAILSGRIVPSNHWRALEVVKAVETRQLPEASDLREAYQGLKALPSGS